From Drosophila santomea strain STO CAGO 1482 chromosome 2R, Prin_Dsan_1.1, whole genome shotgun sequence:
AAGTTGAAACTTCCATCTTACTTATTCGAGAAGTATTTAAAAGTGGAgtcaacatatttttaaatcaatgttataaaactgttttgtATTAGGAGAGAAAACCGAGAAATAGCCTAATCGAGTATTTAAGTAGATTTTTCTGTTGGTCAGTTACAGCTCCTCGTGCACGTTTGAATGCTTACGATCCTTTTCCTTGGGGAATCCCCAGAAGTATGATGGAAAGCCATGCACATCCCGTTCTCTCTTAACGAATGCCGAGTAGGAGGAGATACAGTTGCCGATAAAGTGGTTTGACTGTCCAAGAATGGCCAAGTCCAGGTAAGGATCATCCTCTGGAAGCTTGTGCACACTGATGCCCATGCGGCTGAGCGCCGTGTTTAGTTCGCCAATCATGTGGTTGGAGTCTGATGCCACAAAAActgatttgatttcattgtCCGGCTGCGTCTGGCGCACGTTCTTAATGGTTCTTTTCAGCTGGCGAATGATGGCCTCTTTGGAGGGCATGCAGAGCTCCGGGTAGAGCGCACCTCGTTCATTTTTATAGCCCAAGCACTGCGGCGAGGCAAACAGATGCTGGCTATCCTTGACGTGCTCACAGGCTCTCACCCAATCGATGCCGTTGCGCAGATGAATGCCCAAAAAGGCACCCCGCGGCAACTGCTCGCGGATGAAATCCTTTGATGCGTCCCTATACCTTTGACTCCACTGCAAGTAGcgctgcagtttgcagttctCTAACTGAACAGGAAAACTAGCCGGAGCTCCGGTAAATGCGAGTACGGGATATGATTCGGCAGGATACTTGGCCTGCCATTTGGCAGCTTCGTTGCTATGGTGCACATCAAAATGGAGGGGGGCATAGAACTCTGACCTCACAAAGTCGATGTGAAAAGTGTCCCAAAAGGGACCGAAGGGATTCCCATCTTTGGCGTGGCAATTGGGCTTGTCTGGATCGTTCTTCTCCTGCTGAAGGCTATATCGCTCCTTGTAGCAAAAGGACACTCGCTCCGATTCCGGCCAAATGTCGTCGGCCAGGTGCCACATGAAATCTGCCATGGTGAAGACGCGATGGTATTCCTTCAGGGGCTCCACTTCGAAATATGTATTGAACGGTACTTGGCGGGATCGCAGTTCGCCCCTACGGTACTCTACCCAAGGCGGCAGGATCAGGGTGCGATTTAGAGCCTTGGCGAAGGCCAATGATCCCAGGAAGTGGTCGGCCTGGTTGCCAAAGCGTCCTTTGAAAAGCGCGGTTTATTTGGTGTTGTTTGATAATCTCCAGGTGAAACTTACCCATACAGGGGCAGTAGGTGAGGTAGCCGTTGGGATCGCCCCCTAATTGGGCGCATACTGAGCTAATTAATAGTAAAATTAAGTTTACAAAGCGAAGCTTCATTTTAAGCCACTGCATTCTGCCGGCTTCGATTTTCTCTGACCAGGTGGCAGCTCTGTAAATTAGGGTGGTTCTATTTGCAACattataaaaagttaaaaatgcttttaatgtagtaaatataaattgcgtactttaaatatatttttacaaatttgtgaaatgcttgtgaatttaatttcttaattttatttgaactTTTCTACTATGGGAAAAACACTTAGGTCTGGCAACCCACTTTTTTCCAATCAGATGTTATTGTTTACATGAAACCTAAGAGATATACTTTAGAATTTAAGCCAAAttgaacaaaaataataatgtataGCCTGTAAGTATATATTTGGTAACATTTGTTGTATTCATAATTCTAAATTCTATCCACAGCAAAGAGGTGCTCCGGGCTCTTCACAGTCGAACGAAACCAGCTCTCATTTGCCGGCGTAACTTTACGGAGGAGACTCAAAAGCCGGAAAGTATATTTAAATGGCGAAAACCAGTTGGCCAGCACACAGGAATCAATATATACAATCACGGACTGCGCCAGAAGGTGCCCTTAATTCTACGCAATCCCCAAATGGTCACCTGGTACACTTGCGGACCCACAGTTTATGACTCTGCGCACCTTGGCCATGCCAGCACCTACGTCAAGGTAGACATCCTGCAGCGCATTCTCCGCGattactttaaaattaatcTGGTGACAGCCATGAACATCACGGATGTGGACGACAAGATCATTAAGCGGGCTCAGCTCGCTGGACTTGACTGGCAGAAGATGGCGCGAGCATATGAAGCGGAATTCCGTCAGGACATGTCGCGTCTCAATGTTCAGCCGGCTGATGTGCGCAGTCATGTGACCACCACCATGCCTGTTATTATTCAGTTCATCCAGCAGCTGATAGACGAGAAGCAGGCTTACGTTACCTCGGATAACTCTGTTTACTTTGATGTCTCCAAAAGCCAGAACTATGGAAAGCTTGAAAACTTAGGCCTAAGCGAGGAGAAATTGGAGCAAGGATCCATTAAACGGAACAGTGCCGACTTTGCCCTGTGGAAGGCGCGTAAAAGTGGCAGTGAGCCCACCTGGGAGGCACCTTGGGGTGGCGAGGGACGTCCCGGTTGGCACATTGAATGCAGCGCCATTGCTGGTCTTTTCTTTGGTCGCCAGCTGGATTTCCATGCCGGCGGCTTGGACTTGCGTTTTCCGCACCACGAAAACGAGGAGGCGCAGTGCTGTGCACGGTATAAAACAGACCAGTGGGTAAACTACTGGTTGCACACCGGACAACTGCATATGGTTGGAGATGCTCAGAAGATGTCAAAGTCGCTGGGCAACACGATCTCAGTGTCGGAGTTGCTTAAGAAGTACACCGCCGATGAGTTTCGTATGGCGTGCCTGCTGTCCAATTACCGCAATGCCATGCCGTATAGCGATCAGTTGATGGTTACGGCTCGCCAGACCCTGCAGCGGTTCAAAAACTTCCAGGCAGATCTGAGTGCCTATACACAATTCCTAAAGCCCGTCCACTTATTGGATGAAGGAGCGCTAAAGGCCCAACTGACTCACACAGTAACCGAATTCGATAA
This genomic window contains:
- the LOC120445373 gene encoding GDP-fucose protein O-fucosyltransferase 1, with the translated sequence MQWLKMKLRFVNLILLLISSVCAQLGGDPNGYLTYCPCMGRFGNQADHFLGSLAFAKALNRTLILPPWVEYRRGELRSRQVPFNTYFEVEPLKEYHRVFTMADFMWHLADDIWPESERVSFCYKERYSLQQEKNDPDKPNCHAKDGNPFGPFWDTFHIDFVRSEFYAPLHFDVHHSNEAAKWQAKYPAESYPVLAFTGAPASFPVQLENCKLQRYLQWSQRYRDASKDFIREQLPRGAFLGIHLRNGIDWVRACEHVKDSQHLFASPQCLGYKNERGALYPELCMPSKEAIIRQLKRTIKNVRQTQPDNEIKSVFVASDSNHMIGELNTALSRMGISVHKLPEDDPYLDLAILGQSNHFIGNCISSYSAFVKRERDVHGFPSYFWGFPKEKDRKHSNVHEEL
- the LOC120445371 gene encoding probable cysteine--tRNA ligase, mitochondrial; the encoded protein is MYSLKEVLRALHSRTKPALICRRNFTEETQKPESIFKWRKPVGQHTGINIYNHGLRQKVPLILRNPQMVTWYTCGPTVYDSAHLGHASTYVKVDILQRILRDYFKINLVTAMNITDVDDKIIKRAQLAGLDWQKMARAYEAEFRQDMSRLNVQPADVRSHVTTTMPVIIQFIQQLIDEKQAYVTSDNSVYFDVSKSQNYGKLENLGLSEEKLEQGSIKRNSADFALWKARKSGSEPTWEAPWGGEGRPGWHIECSAIAGLFFGRQLDFHAGGLDLRFPHHENEEAQCCARYKTDQWVNYWLHTGQLHMVGDAQKMSKSLGNTISVSELLKKYTADEFRMACLLSNYRNAMPYSDQLMVTARQTLQRFKNFQADLSAYTQFLKPVHLLDEGALKAQLTHTVTEFDNCLRDDFDTARAISVLMDQMSSISRCINEQQVDAQEEPAYCIDLLLAAGNFINSVIVTFGLTELQDREPLQEKVSLSDHGIDPSLLVNDVINVRGRMRERAISGDVKNQQLLAACDELRSLLQQHGIQVRDHKQGSSWVFAVSCEKPDNKSKSSAE